In Tepidamorphus gemmatus, the sequence GATCAACGCCAAGGCGCCGTTCGACGGCGAGGTTTGGCAGTGGCACCAGGACTATGGCACCTGGGCGCGCGACGACGGCATGCCGGAGCCGAGGGCCATGAACATCGCCGTCTTCCTCGACGAGGTGATGGCGATCAACGGGCCGCTGATGTTCATTCCCAGAAGCCACAAGTCCGGCGTGCTCGAGGCAGGCCACGACGTTCAGACGACGTCCTATCCGCTGTGGACGCTCGACAAGGAGACGGTGACAAGGCTCGCCGAGGAAGGCGGCATCGTCGCGCCGACCGGCAAGCCCGGCTCGGTGCTGATGTTCCACGGCAATCTGGTCCATGCCAGCCCGCCGAACATCACGCCCTATCCGCGCAAGATCGTCTATCTGACGCTGTGTGCGGTCTCCAACTACATCCGCAAGCCGACCCGGCCCGAATGGATCGCTCACCGCGATTTCACGCCGATCACGCCACTCGCCGACGACGCGCTGATGGAACTGGCCGAGGCGAAGCGGCAGGCGGCGGAATAGGCGCGCAGGCCTGTTTCGCTGTCACAGGCGCGGACGCGCGAACCCGCGTCCACGCTTGCATTGCCGGGCCCGACCCGGCGCTGTCGCGCTGGTCTGACGCGAGGTGCCCGTGTGAGGCCCGGGCATGACAGGGCGCGGCGAGCGGGCCGTGTGCCCGCTCCGCCGTTGCCGTCATCTCGCCAACCCCTGACCCGTCCCGGCCCCGGCCGCGCTGCTGCCGGCCCGGCCCAAGCCAACCCAACCTAACCTAACCTAACCTAACCTAACCTTGCCCGGCCTCGCCCGGCGCGCCGGACTTGCGGACGGCACGGCCGATAAGGGGCGAGAGCCAGATCAGGATCGTGGCGATGCCGAGGCCCGCGGCAATCGGACGCTCGAAGAAGGCGAGGAAGGAGCCGTCGGCCTTGATCATCGAGGTGACGAAGGTGTCCTCCAGCATCGGTCCGATGACGATGCCGAGAATGCAGGGGGCGATCGGGATGCGGTTCTCCTCCATGATGAAGCCGAGCACGCCGAAGACGAGCATCACCACGATGCCGTAGGTCGCATTGTTGGAGGCGAAGGCACCGACGATGCAGAACGCCAGGATGATCGGCATCAGCAGCTTGCGCGGCACCAGCAGAAGCCGTTTGGCCGCCTTGATGGCGAGCCAGCCGAACGGGATCATCACCAGATTGGCAAGGATGAAGATGATGAACACCGCGTAGATCGCCTGCGGGTTGAACAGGAACAGCGTCGGCCCCGGGTTGAGACCCTTGACGTAGAGAACGCCGATCACGATTGCGGTGATGGTATCGCCGGGGATGCCAAACACCAGCGCCGGGATCCAGGCCGAGGACACCGCGGCATTGTTGGCCGACGTGCTCTCGACAATGCCCTCGACGTGGCCGGTGCCGAATTTCTCCGGCGTCTTCGAGAATTTCCGGCTGAGCGCATAGGCGACCCAGGCGGCGATGTCAGCGCCCGCGCCGGGGAGCGCGCCGATCGAGGTTCCGATGATGTTGCCGCGGATCTGCTGGCGCCAGTAGGTGCGGATG encodes:
- a CDS encoding tripartite tricarboxylate transporter permease, translated to MSALGQAFELVFQWQVIGTVFVAAMFGLMVGAIPGLTATMATALLVPLTFFMDPVPAVGAIVTCAAMAIFAGDIPGTLLRIPGTPASAAYTDEAYAMTRKGQAEIALGANLLFSAMGGLFGTFVLIFAAPTLAEVALKFSSFEYFWMALLGLTCAVFIGASSPLRAFVSLFIGLFVSTIGLNNPAGVPRFTFGSTDLLAGIDFIPAMIGLFAVSEVLRSVAAGVPAIGRVQAATGHIFSHWGNLIRTYWRQQIRGNIIGTSIGALPGAGADIAAWVAYALSRKFSKTPEKFGTGHVEGIVESTSANNAAVSSAWIPALVFGIPGDTITAIVIGVLYVKGLNPGPTLFLFNPQAIYAVFIIFILANLVMIPFGWLAIKAAKRLLLVPRKLLMPIILAFCIVGAFASNNATYGIVVMLVFGVLGFIMEENRIPIAPCILGIVIGPMLEDTFVTSMIKADGSFLAFFERPIAAGLGIATILIWLSPLIGRAVRKSGAPGEAGQG
- a CDS encoding phytanoyl-CoA dioxygenase family protein, with translation MRLTDAQLKEFDETGYLFLPDCFSDAEVAVLREEAEKIYTEDREEVWREKSGAPRTAFAAHTYNEAFRRLGAHPRLVGPVCQLFGEPVYMHQFKINAKAPFDGEVWQWHQDYGTWARDDGMPEPRAMNIAVFLDEVMAINGPLMFIPRSHKSGVLEAGHDVQTTSYPLWTLDKETVTRLAEEGGIVAPTGKPGSVLMFHGNLVHASPPNITPYPRKIVYLTLCAVSNYIRKPTRPEWIAHRDFTPITPLADDALMELAEAKRQAAE